TTTGGTTCTGGGACAAAGTTTGCTGGCCATTGTTACTTTGGGTCGCCATTTGCTGCTTGGCACCGGCAACGGCATTATTGAGCTGCTTGTCCGAATAGCCGTCTTTGTCTTTGTTGGCTTGGGTAATCGAACTAAGCGTGTTGACTTCCTGCTGGGCAGCGTTGATTTGCTGATTGTTGAGGTTGTCACCGTTTTGGGCAAACGCTGCGTAGACCCCGGCTAACGCACCGGAACCGTCGATTTTGACGGCACTGGTGATGTACAGATTGGCGTTGCTGACACCAGCTGTTAACGCGGCATTGCGATATTGGTCAGCCGTAATGGTCGTAATGTTATTTGTACCGTTATACGGCACAATAGTGACATTGATCCCGCCATTATTGGTTTTTTGCACCAACGCACTCGACCAAACGCCGGAATTCTCGGTGAACGAGCTGCCCGAAGGATTGAGATACTTCACTAAGGTTGCGCCATTGACCGTTAGTTGACTGGCGTTGGAAACACCCGCGGCATTTTGCAGCGTGCTGAGCGTCCCACTTTTTTGATCGCTTGTCAGTGAGGCGCCAAGCGTGGCCACCGGTTGCGACCAGGTATCCGCCCGCACCACACGCGGCGCGGTTGTTAGTAATGCCAAAGCGGCTGCCGCCAACCCCAGCCATTTGATCAATTTTTTCATAGCTCAAAACCATCCTTTAGATTGGTACTTTCATTATCGCTGTTTGGACGCATTCCGTTAGCAAATCAGCATGCTTTTTAAGCAATGATTAACTAATGCTCCCGCTGCGCCACGGCCCGGCTGTTGAGGTGACCATAAAGCGCACCTTCACGTAGCCCAAACTGGGAAAAGGTCAGCCGATCGGAATCAAGATACCGGATCATGGAAATCACCGGCACCAAGCCGCCCACAATAATGTCCGCCCGATACTTCGCTAATCCTGGAATGGCTTCCCGGGTCGCCAGATCAGAACTCAGAATCTCTTTAAAAATATTGTTCGCTTGCTGGGTTGGCATCCGATAACCATGAATCGCTTCGAAATCCGCAAGTTTTTCTTTGCGGCGTTCGATTTTGGCTAATGTCCGGTTACTCCCACCCAGTGCCACAATTGGCAGATTCTGGGCTCGCCGCAGCCACCAAACGCTATTGAAAGTTTGGTGAATGAACGTACTCAGGGAAAAATACTCCGCTGCCGAAATAACATCCGGGCTCAAAAAGCGTTCGGACAAATTGACCGACCCGAATGGAATCGATACCAGATGCTGAAGCTTACGATTCTGCACCAAAACCAGTTCAGTCGATGCGCCGCCAGTATCCATGATTAAGGCGTTTTGAATCGGCAGCGTATTGACCACCCCTAAAAAGTCATACTCGGCTTCACGCATGCCGGGAATCACGCTAATCGTCAAGCCAGCCTCGTTTTTGACCCGCTTAAGAAAGGCCTTTTGGTTCTTGGCTTGGCGAACCGCTGCCGTGGCAACGGCTTTTAAGGAAATATCTTCATACTTATCCAGTTCGGCTTTGAACCCTTGTAACGCCTTCAATGTTCGGTCCATGGCTGCTGGCTGAAGGGTTCGCGACGTCCCCATATCTTCAGACAAGCGCACCATTTCCTTGAGTCGCTTGACCGGTTTCACGACTTCCTGATCAATCGACCAGATCGTCATCCGGGCAGAATTACTGCCAAGGTCAATTACTGCGAAGTGATGCGTCATGCATCATCATCCTCCTTTGGTGCCGTCATGGGAATAAATGCGTGCGTTGCGTGCAAATCCTCAGGTGCCTGATCAATTTCTTCACGCCGCAATGCTTCACCCATGGCGACTGCATGTTTAATGAAATAAGCCTGTGCATTAAGCTTGGTCACGCCGCGCAATTGCACGCGGGTCCAAGTGCTATCCGGCTGGAGAACGCGGGTTTTAACATTATCGTCCCACATAATCCCGAAGATCTTGATGATGCGCTCGCGAATATCGTCTTGTAGAATCGGGAAAAGCAGCTCCACGCGTCGACTTAAATTGCGATTCATCAAATCAGCTGAGGAAAGATAGACGTTTTCCTGACCATCGGCGTAAAAGTAATAAATTCGGCTGTGTTCCAGCAACTGACCGACAATCGAATGAACGGTGATGTTATCCGAAACGCCGGGAATCCCGACTTTCAAGTTGCAAATGCCGCGAACCAGTAGATGGATTTCGACCCCGCCATGCGAGGCTTCATAAAGCTTCTCGATCATGGCAGTGTCGGACAGCGAATTCATCTTCATCTGAATTAAGGCTTTGCGACCGGCTTTGGCCGCGGCGATTTCTTCGTCGATCCGATCCATCAAATAATCGCGAATGCCAAGCGGCGCGATGACCAGCTTGTGGAAATACGGTGGCTCCGAAAAGCCGGACAGCATGTTGAAAATGTTCGAAGCATCTTCACCAATTTCGTTGTTGCAGGTGAACAATCCCATATCGGTGTAAAGTCGGGCGGTGACGTCGTTGTAATTCCCGGTCGCCATGTGCATGTAACGTTTGATCCCTTCTTCTTCGCGCCGAACAACAAGCGCCAACTTACAATGGGTTTTGAGGCCAACCAAACCATAAATGACGTGGCAGCCAGCATGTTCAAGTTCTTGCGCCCAATGCACGTTGTTTTCTTCGTCGAATCGAGCTTTCAATTCGACTAAGACAGTGACCTGCTTACCATTTTCAGCGGCCTGCTTCAGGTAACGGATAATCGGCGATTTGCTCGACACGCGATACAGGGTCATTTTCACCGCTAAGACTTGCGGATCCTGGGCAGCTTCACGGATAAAATCAATGACTGGCTGAAAACTGTCATAGGGATGTTGCATGAACACATCGCGTTCCTTGATGACGTCAAAGATCGATTCGCGCTCAAACGCCGGATCCATATAAGGCGTGAATGGTTTAAACAAAAGCTCTTTATGGCCGTGAACCTGCTTCACAAGCTTGCTGAGAAAATTCAGATCGATCGGCCCATGAATTTCGTAAATGTCTTCGTCTTTGACATTCATCGCCTTGGTCAGCCGCTTCCGCAGGTGTTTGCCCATGCCTGCCTCAATTTCCAGGCGCATGACCTTGCCGCGCTGACGTTTTTTAAGTTGTGACTGAATCTCTTTCATCAGGTCGGAAGCATCTTCTTCAGCCACGTCCATATCCATATCGCGGGTCACGCGGAACGTTGCCGTTTCCTTGATATCGGCGCCGACGAACAACTCACCGACGAACATCCGGATGACTTCTTCAAGTAAAATAAACACGTTGTCACCGCCGGGCAGCCGCAAAACGCGCGGGAACACATCCGGCACCTGAACCATGGCAAATGAACGCGACTTATCATCTTCGCTATCTTCTGGCCGAACCAGGCGAATCGCCAAGTTCAGGCTGTTGTTGCCCAGAAACGGGAACGGCCGAGTCGGGTCGACTCCCATCGGCGTCAGAACCGGATAAAGTTCATAGTGAAAATAGTCTGACACAAAATCCCGCTGCTTCTGATTCAAATCGCTAGGATGCAGTAACTGAATATCCACTGCCGCCAATTTTGGCGTCAACGATCGCACCAATGTGTTGTATTGCTTTTCCACCATGGCGTGCGCCGTCTTGGAAATCGCATCAAGTTGTTCCTGCGGTTTCATGCCGGCTGCATCCGGTTTGTCATAATTAACCGTCACCATTTTCTTTAACGAAGCAACCCGAATGTTGAAGAACTCGTCCAGATTACTTTGGGTGATGCCCAGAAAACGGACGCGTTCCAGAAGCGGATTATTTTTATCCCGGGCTTCTTCTAATACCCGGTCATTAAACGCAAGCCAACTTAGCTCGCGGTTATTAAAATAGCGTGGTTTGGAAAAATCAAGCTTCTTCATAGCGTGTTTCGTCCTTTCAACTCAAGCCCTACTCCGAAAACCTCCGAGAAAAATTTTCCTTTTCGTGCCAACGTCCACCGTTCCAGCTCGATATCATCATTTGCTTTAGCCGACAACAAGACTTTGTTTGGCTTCACTGAGACGCGCAGTTGTTGAATTTTCTGTTGGCGGGAGGCATCGAGGCTGTCGGCCACGCGTAAAATGGCGGATAGTTTGGCGACAACTAAGCGGTTTTCGGTTGACATCATCGGAAAATTCTTCAAGTCTGACTGTGGCGTCACCGAGCTGTGGAAGCGGGTAATCGTTGCTACCATGGTCACTTCCAACTCGTTCAAGCCCATAATTTCCGAAGCCATAATAATGTAGTTCGAGTGAGCATAATGCTTGTGGGTTTCAATGTAGCTGCCAATATCGCTGACAGTTGCCGCCACTTCCAGCAACAGGCGTTCACGTTTGCCCATCCCATGCAGTTTCTTGAGCCGATCAAAAAGTTGCAAAGCAAACGTGCGCGTTGCCTCCATGTGTTTGTCGTCGACCTGATAACGTTTGGCTAAATTATTAGCGCTGATGA
Above is a window of Lacticaseibacillus casei DSM 20011 = JCM 1134 = ATCC 393 DNA encoding:
- a CDS encoding DUF1002 domain-containing protein is translated as MKKLIKWLGLAAAALALLTTAPRVVRADTWSQPVATLGASLTSDQKSGTLSTLQNAAGVSNASQLTVNGATLVKYLNPSGSSFTENSGVWSSALVQKTNNGGINVTIVPYNGTNNITTITADQYRNAALTAGVSNANLYITSAVKIDGSGALAGVYAAFAQNGDNLNNQQINAAQQEVNTLSSITQANKDKDGYSDKQLNNAVAGAKQQMATQSNNGQQTLSQNQIGNIVDSQLKQNNLTTIINNNQRQLIINLLVNVQKAGSLKNTDFKAQASKLANSIQNSAKGLFDKLNKSLNTEENRNFLQKIWDGIVSFFNGIAQWIRSQF
- the ppx gene encoding exopolyphosphatase, which produces MTHHFAVIDLGSNSARMTIWSIDQEVVKPVKRLKEMVRLSEDMGTSRTLQPAAMDRTLKALQGFKAELDKYEDISLKAVATAAVRQAKNQKAFLKRVKNEAGLTISVIPGMREAEYDFLGVVNTLPIQNALIMDTGGASTELVLVQNRKLQHLVSIPFGSVNLSERFLSPDVISAAEYFSLSTFIHQTFNSVWWLRRAQNLPIVALGGSNRTLAKIERRKEKLADFEAIHGYRMPTQQANNIFKEILSSDLATREAIPGLAKYRADIIVGGLVPVISMIRYLDSDRLTFSQFGLREGALYGHLNSRAVAQREH
- a CDS encoding RNA degradosome polyphosphate kinase; the protein is MKKLDFSKPRYFNNRELSWLAFNDRVLEEARDKNNPLLERVRFLGITQSNLDEFFNIRVASLKKMVTVNYDKPDAAGMKPQEQLDAISKTAHAMVEKQYNTLVRSLTPKLAAVDIQLLHPSDLNQKQRDFVSDYFHYELYPVLTPMGVDPTRPFPFLGNNSLNLAIRLVRPEDSEDDKSRSFAMVQVPDVFPRVLRLPGGDNVFILLEEVIRMFVGELFVGADIKETATFRVTRDMDMDVAEEDASDLMKEIQSQLKKRQRGKVMRLEIEAGMGKHLRKRLTKAMNVKDEDIYEIHGPIDLNFLSKLVKQVHGHKELLFKPFTPYMDPAFERESIFDVIKERDVFMQHPYDSFQPVIDFIREAAQDPQVLAVKMTLYRVSSKSPIIRYLKQAAENGKQVTVLVELKARFDEENNVHWAQELEHAGCHVIYGLVGLKTHCKLALVVRREEEGIKRYMHMATGNYNDVTARLYTDMGLFTCNNEIGEDASNIFNMLSGFSEPPYFHKLVIAPLGIRDYLMDRIDEEIAAAKAGRKALIQMKMNSLSDTAMIEKLYEASHGGVEIHLLVRGICNLKVGIPGVSDNITVHSIVGQLLEHSRIYYFYADGQENVYLSSADLMNRNLSRRVELLFPILQDDIRERIIKIFGIMWDDNVKTRVLQPDSTWTRVQLRGVTKLNAQAYFIKHAVAMGEALRREEIDQAPEDLHATHAFIPMTAPKEDDDA